One Gossypium hirsutum isolate 1008001.06 chromosome A08, Gossypium_hirsutum_v2.1, whole genome shotgun sequence genomic window, GCTCCCTTCTAAAATCAAAATACATATGTGGCGTCTTCTTAAGGACTATGTGCCCGACTTTCTTAATTTAGCTAGAAGGGAATTGCGAGTGGATACTGGTTGCTGGTTGTGTAAGGAAGCCCCAAAGGATATACATCACATCTTATGGTTTCTCGACACAAGAATGAATACCTCGGAGGGAAGAACACAATTTGTAAGTAATTTTATTGCAACTGATGAGAATACCAGGAAACTTCTAGCTATTTCGATCTGGACTTTTTGGTTTAAAAGAAACAAACTGATACATGAAGGCCTCAAATTCTCTATGTATGAAACCTTAGGTTTTGTAAAGAGTTATATTCAGGATTTTAGTCTAAGTAAATTTGCTTGTTTCTCCCCTAAAACACTAATGAATGCTTTGTGGTGACCACCTAGTCTTGGGactattaaattgaattttgatgcATCTTTTATGAGTGATTTTAACCTTTCTATTGCAGCAATTTTAGCTCGAAATGCAGAAGGACAAATAATGGGTGCATGCACTTACCCTTATACAGATGTGGCAGATACTTTTGTTGCAGAAGCTTGAGCGTGTGAAAGAGCTCTTCGATTTGCATTGGATATAGGTTTCAAAAAGCTCAATCTAGAGGGAGATTCCCTAACAATAATAAAGAAGTTACAATCGTACAGGGAAGACAGATCTATTCTCAGTTCGATTTCGTAGAGTATTTGGCAGTTAGAGAGATTTTTTGAGGAAGTTGTTTACCTTTTTGTCCCAAGAGCTGTTAATAGGGCGGCGCACGCTCTGGCGATGTATAGGCGTAGTAGACCCGCTCCTTGCTTTTGGGTTGAGGAGGCTCCTGACCTAGTTTTCAAGCTAGTGGAGAAGGACCAGACTGAATGGCTCAACCAGTGTTAAGTTTCCTGTTTTAGGCAGTGGTAAAAGGGAGAAGGTTCTGTTGAATCTCTTTTGGGGTCTTCCAGTACCGTTTCACTTTCCTATTTTTTAGGGCTCTAAAGGTTTTTGACTACTGATCGGAAAGAACTAGCTGGTATTCTTCGTGGTTTTCTTTTGAGGGGTTGGCTTGGTAGCTATTTTTCTgacttttagttttcttttctgtGTGCTTGTCTTTTTAGGTTGATATTTACTCTGTGGTGTTGTTCCATCTGACTTGACGTTTTGTTTCTGTTTTTTGGCCCTCCCTTTTTTTAATGAATAtcagttttttttcaaaaaaaaatattttctctttgtttttatcaagaataaaatttttaatattatttttaattctataaaaatattggaggggcctacttatatttttaggagggctataatatatatacaaagggGAAAATTGAAAAAATCTTAAACTTTGGGGGCCTACTTATATTTTTGGGAGGACCATAGTGTAAATTtacaaaggactaaattaaaaaaaattaaactttggaAGGCCATGGCCCCAACATGGCTTCGCCACTAGCTATTTCCcttgaaagaaattattttacCCATAAAGCTGTAGAAATTGGGTGATTGAATCAATTTTTTTGCAGGGTTAATCGGTTGCTGAAAATTTTTGGGTGAAGATGAAAGGGTTTTTTGGaaaatgttttatgttttaacttaatttaaaaaataacagaTGTTGTTATGGTTTCCAAATTTatgtatcaattaaattaaaaagaaagtttAAGTACTAAATAAGTATAAGTTGTCAAGTTCAGGTACCTTTATATATATTAACCcttaatattttaaatgcttttaataatcattttaattttttacaaaaaaatttattagatGAAATAAATAGGTATCATTTAATGTAGAAATTATTaagatcattttattttattaaaaattttaaataaattatcttttttaaaatgaaatatttaaattatcatatctgtcttttattcaaaaattatattcttaagattaaaataaaaaagaaataatctattaaaatcaatatttacttttatcaaacaatataattatattcattaatttatcaaacaaattTTTAGCATAAATTTAGCACTTACAAAATTTTACAGtaaaaataaatatctaatttttcataatttaaattttcaatttatcaaacatgatctaaatcaatttatttcaattaaatccatTGAATTCACTTCGATTTAATTCTGCTCACCTTTAATTATTACAAATTGAACGTCCCATTTgataaagaaattttaaagtttaaaatttccgactaaaacattaaaaattttggaGGGTATAAGATCCAAAGTGCAGCAGCAACACTGTGCTAGACAGGCCCGCTTAAATTCGGCAAGTTCCGGTGTTTTTTGGCAGTCACCAAACAAGCTTCAGCTGGCCAAACATGGAAAATTTCTCGTcttatttttccctttatatTCTAAAGTTTCTCACAAACCCACAAGCATCAAGGAGTCCAGCTGattcaattaataaaaacaaaacatattacCTGTTTCACTTGTGATTTAAATTCCTAAACCTCTATACACATAGGTTTTTAGGTGAAAATGAATGTCGGCCAAAAGGTCAAGGACCTAACGTCGCCATAACATCAGATTCAGAGATGTGAAAAGTGGGATCGTTAGTTGACATGCTGCAAAACCTTGCATACTCCATTACAgcagtatatatataaaaaaggagCCCACACTGTTTTATggtgttaggatcgtcccgaataagcaacgaacaagtaaaaatagtagaagaaattgagaagatgaacacacaaatttaacgtggaaaaacccctcaaaagaggataaaaaaccacgggcaaatataattttactataatggcaaaagaatgaagagtacaaaagatggagataaaaactaaaccccaaaaacccgaaaaacaaagaaccctcaaacataaacacaaaattctctgaatgtgttatgagttctaatctaatgggtgtctcttaattctaagattgtaaaggagcctatttataggctaaattagtaagtcaaataaactatactaataaatgctaaatatattatactaataaatactaaatcttctagaaagaaaatatatttttgtttaacttgacttgcaagcaatctcttagaatttgggtcacataattctaacaatctccacattgacacgaattctttcaatgccatctttgccaaaacccgccacgggcctatcttgaactatgcagggaattaactgagtcgaatctatgcttagaagctggaagacttctagccttcgacttgtgcactgtcaaatcaaaactaacccaggtctgattttcacgaatacagtgccctaacttttcaaaacctgcatccaaaagagaacctctcttcaacgaaatggtcatacctttttccctcctatgaccaagttgcctccgcttcaaatgagttgactttgactccgtaatgGACGAGGGActtccgatttcaccggtcactgtagaaccttccagaatataaagactgccggttcttttaccttttaacaaaatgagagctccacgagatactttaatgtcgctcgactcgatgttgattctgcatcctttcaagtctaaaatactcaaggagatgagattctttcgtaaatcaggtacatacctgacatctgagagtgtcctaatcgtcccatcgtgtatcctaattttaacagtaccaataccgattattttactagatgaatcgtttcccatgtgcacaactccaccttcaactgaactgtatgtggagaatcattctctattgggacacatgtggaaagaacatcctgaatctaggatccactcagacgtaagcttggagttattgctcgttgacactaacaagaaatcatcaccgccttcatcgaccaaattagcaccagctacatcttcctcgttactctcagcagctcttttatttcgtagtttataacaatctgctttgacgtgacctaactttttgcaatagcgacacattttgtctcgtttctttgatgctaccaaaacggaagcttgtctatctgctttgctattcaaatcaaactcattgtcgagtttgtctctactcaacaaatgaccattcacatcttcgaacgagagtttgtctcttccataaatcagggtctccctgaaagacttgtatgaagagggtaaagagcacaataatagcatagcttgatcttcatcgtcaatataaacctcaacgttctttaaatcatttaaaagagtaatgaattgactgatgtgatctttaagaagctcaccttcgttcatgcgaaacgtaaatagacgttgtttcaacactaaacagttagccagagacttagtcgcataaagagtttctaaccttttccacaaggcgaatgaggtcttctccatcaatacctcctgcaatactgtattcgcgaggcacaactggattgcagacaatgccttttcatcaagctcttcccattctgtttgatttagattctcaggctttttccctgtaacaacctttttcaagccattttgaactagaattgccatcatccgaacttgccacagattgaaatttgtctcaccatcgaacttctcaatttcaaaccttgttgctgccatctctgaccgggctgatctatgaaagttaaactagctctgataccacttgttaggatcgtcccgaataagcaacgaacaagtaaaaatagtagaagaaattgagaagatgaacacacaaatttaacgtgaaaaaatccctcaaaagaggataaaaaaccacgggcaaatataattttactataatggcaaaagaatgaagagtacaaaagatggagataaaaactaaacccgaaaaacccgaaaaacaaagaaccctcaaacgtaaacacaaaattctctgaatgtgttatgagttctaatctaatgggtgtctcttaattctaagattgtaaaggagcctatttataggctaaattagtaagtcaaataaactatactaataaatgctaaatatattatactaataaatactaaatcttctagaaagaaaatatatttttgtttaacttgacttgcaagcaatctcttagaatttgggtcacataattCTAACATATGGAATCCATGTGTTGCATGTAATTTTGGTTCATGTAGATTGAGAGTTCTGAAAGTGGAAATGAGAAGCTAGCAATTGCTTCCTCTCTAATGCCTTAACCCCAAAGCGTTATCTTATATATTTATGTCAAGAAAACACGTGTCAGTATAAGAGATAAGATTGACTCTATATAGATCCCCTGAGTTTGGTCAACCGTCCCACTTCAAATAGAATCTATCATCCGAGTTTAAAGAGCATAATCTTAATTTAAACATTGGTAGATTACATTTGAAGTGAGACGGATGGCCAAAAAATCAATATAGAATCAACTATACCTCTTATACTGACATGTATCTTCTTAATGGAGAGATATAACACCTTAATACGCAACTAACTCGACAAACACAAGCCATGTATCCTACAACTCATCATTGTAAATCTTACCCTTCAACTAActcaatgaaaattttttaaagccAGCCACTAAGAGAATGATGTTCCAACCACCACAAAAATTTTGAGCCTACCCTAATTATATGTCCCACATGATGCAAGTTGCTGATTAGTGATTGTAAATTCCCAATCAAGCGATACCAAGTGGGTTCCTCTAGAGCTTAGAGCCTAGAGACATATACGTGGCAACCAGCATTGGGGCGGCTAACCAGCAATGCCTAATGGTTCAAACAGGATAGAGCTCAAGCATATGAACAGGCAATGTGGTTCATATTCGACATAATTGTCAGCTTCTCAACCGTTCATACATTAACAGTTCCATTTCCACGTAATTTCCTAGCAAGACAAGAATCCATGATGGAACGACATTGATTTGCCGTTGAAAAACATTCGTCATAGTGAtgaaaaaaaagctaaaattctCTAATCAACAATATGTTACATTGCCAACTTTTAGACATACAAACTTGGTATTTCAACATCAGGCGCAGTTAATTTCCTGGAATTGAAATATGGAATCTGAGCAGCTTTTAACTCTGCAATGCAATGGTTCATAAAAAGATTCTACAGTTCATcagcatttttattttataggAGTAACAAGCATCATTGGTCAATTACCTCAAAACTGACTAACAATTAGGGGCTCAACCATTGTCCCTATCAATGAATTGAAGGTAATCCCTTTGCTTTTTCAAGATGATATATTTCATACAGAAAATGACCACCATGAGGAGAAATAAATGGGAAGAATTGATCAATTATCATTGGATGGAGAAACACAGATTATAAATCACAATCTACAAAGATGAAAGTTCATACAAACTCTGATATAAGGCTGAAGAATGTGAATCATGCATAGATTTAAGCTGCTAAGTAAGCAAATGAGTATGGCATGAACagaagattgaagtcaataataATCCAACATAAAGAAGTGGGAGAACTTTTTCTCCCAATTATAACAAATGTTTgaatagagttttttttttttaattttatctgtCCATATCAATGTAGCAAAAGCATACTATAAGATTACAAACAGGGGAAAAAGTGAAAAAGAGAATTTTATTCTCTTAAACCACCCCCaatagcaaaagaaaaaaaagagcatCTAatccttttttcccttttttttttctcaattcttCCTATACAATTCCAAtcacaaatttcatttttttccttccaTTAAATCTAATCAAAAGCAAGAAATTATaatgaagaataaaaaaagaGCCGCACCCATGTTTGTGACCTTATTGTCAGTGTGTAGTGACCTTAGATCTTTTCTTTGCTTCGCTGTAAAGCACAACTCCCATTATTGTAACAGCGAATCCGGCCATCCCCATCACGGTCACCGGATTCTTGAAGATCATAACCGACACAAACGCTGCTAATGCAGCTTTGGCATTTCCCAAAACCTGCAAAGTAAGGGCACTCGTATGTTTGGTAACCAAAAAATTTGTTAAGTTCACCAAATAAGCCACCGTAGCATTCCCAACCAACAAGAAAACAATGAAAGAATCAGTCTTGGCTTTCTCAAGTGTGATTCTTGCAACATTTCCTTCAATATATAGAGTAAACGGTAACAAAATCATTGCTGCCATAGGAGCCATATACAGCAGCAAGTTCATGGAATGTAGCTTCTCAGCTTCACTAGTTAACAAGATCCCTTGAACTACAGACTTTAAAGCACGACCAGCAGTAGAACCAACACAAACCAAGAACCCAAACAGGTTAAACAAAGGCTCACTGTTACTAGCCAACACAATCCCAAAAACCACAGGCAAAAGTGCACAATAAACCTCTGCAGATTCCTTCTTGCAAGTGATTAAGAAAGCGAAAATTGCAGTGAAAAAAGGGGTCGTGGCGCCAATAGCTTGGTTAAAAGACACTGGAATGTACCTTAAAGAAGTGTTCCCACACACGACGGAGAAACAAAAAATGGCACTCAaagcaaatattttaaaaaactgcTTCCTCGACAAAATATGTTGCCTTGGAACTATTTCAAGAAAGTTTATGGCTACGTAACTGTAACAAGCACATGAGATCATGTGGAGCATTGTGAGAAAGATTGGATAACGGTAGCCATAAAAGCTGAGGAGATACTTGTTGAGTAAAAGGACCCCAATGTTGGACGTGAACCATGAAGCAATGATCAGTGC contains:
- the LOC121204643 gene encoding probable sugar phosphate/phosphate translocator At1g12500 translates to MVEAQTWTTRRMSNPRLDSTATADHQLLDIPATPTAEVRNGIYSVGSHLSPNLLTALIIASWFTSNIGVLLLNKYLLSFYGYRYPIFLTMLHMISCACYSYVAINFLEIVPRQHILSRKQFFKIFALSAIFCFSVVCGNTSLRYIPVSFNQAIGATTPFFTAIFAFLITCKKESAEVYCALLPVVFGIVLASNSEPLFNLFGFLVCVGSTAGRALKSVVQGILLTSEAEKLHSMNLLLYMAPMAAMILLPFTLYIEGNVARITLEKAKTDSFIVFLLVGNATVAYLVNLTNFLVTKHTSALTLQVLGNAKAALAAFVSVMIFKNPVTVMGMAGFAVTIMGVVLYSEAKKRSKVTTH